A window of Cryptomeria japonica chromosome 3, Sugi_1.0, whole genome shotgun sequence contains these coding sequences:
- the LOC131075081 gene encoding probable LRR receptor-like serine/threonine-protein kinase At4g36180: MHSWSETMMKIARHFRLGWKSIIAISVSAAVVGIFLLMLAIFFFLRYKKKVVRSEGDVGEGQEQHNLVMFYSPITYPNVLEATGQFNEEHVSSRTRYGIVFKACFEDGTVLSIRRLPDGQISEETVFREEAEALGRVKHPNLTVLRGYYVDKDVRLLAYDYMPNGNLATLLQEASHQDGHILNWPMRHLIALGLAKGLAHLHSYLDTPIVHGDVKPSNVQFDADFEAHLSDFGLDKLSVRSMDDKTVGSFGYVSPEGKLRGETTKEGDVYSFGIVLLELLTGRRAVMFIKDEEQGEDEMDIVKWVKRQLQTGQISELFDPSLLEVDPQSSEWEEFLLAVKVALLCTVMDPLDRPSMTEVVLLLEGCRVAPDLLPSSSDPTSQTSPV; the protein is encoded by the coding sequence ATGCATTCATGGAGTGAAACCATGATGAAAATCGCACGACACTTTAGACTTGGGTGGAAGAGCATTATTGCCATATCAGTCTCGGCAGCAGTGGTCGGCATCTTTCTGCTTATGCTTGCGATCTTCTTCTTTCTGAGATACAAAAAGAAAGTGGTCAGATCAGAGGGAGATGTGGGTGAAGGGCAGGAGCAGCACAACCTTGTGATGTTTTACAGTCCCATAACTTACCCAAATGTACTGGAGGCCACTGGACAATTCAATGAAGAGCATGTGTCGAGCAGAACAAGGTATGGAATTGTGTTTAAGGCTTGTTTTGAAGATGGGACAGTGCTTTCAATAAGAAGATTGCCTGATGGCCAAATCTCTGAAGAAACGGTGTTCAGAGAGGAGGCAGAGGCTCTTGGAAGGGTGAAACACCCGAATTTGACAGTCTTGAGGGGATATTATGTTGATAAGGATGTGAGGCTTTTGGCCTATGATTATATGCCTAATGGGAACCTGGCTACTCTTCTGCAAGAGGCCTCACACCAAGATGGGCACATCCTTAACTGGCCTATGAGGCACCTCATTGCTCTAGGGCTAGCCAAGGGCCTTGCCCACCTCCATTCTTATTTGGACACTCCAATCGTTCATGGAGATGTCAAACCCAGCAATGTGCAGTTTGATGCTGACTTTGAAGCCCATCTTTCAGATTTTGGTCTGGATAAGCTCTCAGTGAGGTCCATGGATGATAAGACTGTTGGGTCTTTTGGGTATGTTTCTCCTGAGGGGAAGTTGAGGGGAGAGACAACAAAGGAGGGGGATGTTTACAGCTTTGGGATTGTTCTGCTGGAGCTTCTGACTGGCAGAAGAGCTGTCATGTTCATCAAAGATGAAGAACAAGGGGAGGATGAGATGGATATTGTGAAATGGGTCAAGAGGCAATTGCAAACAGGGCAGATATCAGAGCTGTTCGATCCAAGTCTTTTGGAGGTGGATCCTCAATCCTCTGAATGGGAGGAATTCCTGTTGGCTGTCAAAGTGGCATTGCTCTGCACTGTCATGGATCCTCTTGATAGGCCTTCCATGACAGAAGTTGTCTTGCTGCTTGAGGGATGCAGGGTTGCTCCAGATTTGCTCCCTTCTTCCTCAGATCCTACTTCCCAAACCTCCCCAGTTTGA